In one window of Chiloscyllium plagiosum isolate BGI_BamShark_2017 chromosome 44, ASM401019v2, whole genome shotgun sequence DNA:
- the LOC122543631 gene encoding neuropeptides capa receptor-like — protein sequence MIANLAVIIILYRKTCGLSGCIIYYLVSIAVADLLVITTAVILNRIAGIFFPISFLSITPLCSLRSVLNYGTFSMSVWLTVAFTFDRFVAICCQKLKIKYCTKRMAVRVVAVVYTLSSLVNVFLYFIYEPVYIAKSIPWFCSIKSTFYTSLVWATYDWILTILTPCLPFVLILLLNALTIKNILIANRARKRLWVQKTVKNQSDPEIEKRKKSIALLFSISGSFILLYLLFFATVVFVRIADINYFSGSNFNDSNFILEESGFMLQLLSSCINPFIYAGIQGKVRDELKNGVKYSLSLFVRFYKCLKY from the exons ATGATAG CTAACTTAGCAGTGATCATAATCCTGTACCGAAAAACATGTGGTCTTTCTGGATGCATCATTTACTACCTGGTGTCAATAGCAgtggcggatctcctggtcattaccACCGCTGTGATATTAAACCGAATCGCTGGCATATTTTTTCCGATCAGTTTCCTGTCCATCACGCCATTATGCAGTCTTCGTTCTGTCCTGAACTATGGAACTTTCAGCATGTCAGTATGGTTAACTGTCGCTTTCACCTTTGAcagatttgtggccatttgttgtcaaaAGCTCAAAATTAAATATTGCACCAAGAGAATGGCAGTGCGCGTGGTCGCAGTCGTCTACACACTGAGCAGTTTGGTTAATGTATTCTTATATTTTATTTATGAACCAGTGTACATAGCCAAAAGCATACCTTGGTTCTGCAGcataaaatcaacattttatacGTCACTTGTATGGGCCACTTATGACTGGATTCTTACAATTTTAACGCCTTGTCTCCCCTTTGTTCTAATATTACTGCTCAATGCTCTCACTATCAAAAACATTCTAATAGCGAATAGAGCCCGCAAGAGGCTCTGGGTTCAGAAGACTGTGAAGAATCAGAGTGACCCTGAGATCGAGAAGCGGAAGAAGTCCATTGCTTTACTCTTTAGCATCTCCGGGAGCTTCATCTTGTTGTATTTGTTGTTTtttgcaacagttgtctttgtCCGAATTGCAGATATTAATTACTTCTCAGGTTCAAATTTCAATGATTCTAACTTTATTCTGGAAGAAAGCGGATTTATGCTGCAGTTGCTCAGTTCTTGCATAAACCCTTTTATTTATGCAGGAATACAGGGTAAAGTCAGGGATGAATTAAAGAATGGAGTGAAATATTCACTAAGTCTCTTTGTTAGATTCTATAAGTGTCTAAAATACTAA